From a region of the Thermosipho melanesiensis BI429 genome:
- the deoC gene encoding deoxyribose-phosphate aldolase, with protein sequence MFVDLRRLIEEKIGEYKEKYRFKLSDIEVKNVNGYIEHTNLKATTTDDEIKKLCEEAKVYNFRGVCVNPSFVSLVKEELEETDVKVVTVVGFPLGATSTKSKAYEAKVAVEDGADEIDMVLHIGRLKSGDYDYVYEDIKKVVETCKKPVKVIIETCYLTDEEKIAACVISKEAGAAFVKTSTGFGSGGAKAEDVNLMRWVVGDLGVKASGGVKTFEDAVKMIRAGANSIGTSSGVSIVGK encoded by the coding sequence ATGTTTGTGGATTTAAGGAGGTTAATTGAAGAGAAGATAGGTGAGTATAAAGAAAAGTATAGATTTAAATTGAGCGATATTGAGGTGAAAAATGTAAATGGTTATATTGAACATACAAATTTAAAGGCAACAACAACAGATGATGAAATAAAAAAATTGTGTGAAGAAGCAAAAGTATATAATTTTAGAGGCGTCTGTGTAAATCCCTCCTTTGTTTCACTTGTAAAAGAAGAATTGGAAGAGACAGATGTTAAAGTTGTTACAGTAGTTGGATTTCCATTGGGAGCAACTTCCACTAAATCGAAAGCATATGAAGCAAAAGTTGCAGTTGAAGATGGGGCAGATGAAATTGATATGGTTTTACATATAGGTCGTTTAAAAAGTGGTGATTATGACTATGTTTATGAAGATATAAAGAAAGTTGTTGAGACTTGTAAGAAACCTGTAAAGGTGATAATAGAAACCTGCTATTTAACGGATGAGGAAAAGATAGCTGCATGTGTTATTTCAAAAGAAGCAGGTGCAGCTTTTGTAAAAACTTCTACTGGATTTGGTAGTGGTGGTGCAAAGGCAGAAGATGTTAATCTTATGAGGTGGGTTGTGGGTGATTTAGGTGTTAAGGCATCAGGTGGTGTAAAAACATTTGAAGATGCAGTGAAAATGATTAGGGCTGGGGCAAATAGTATAGGTACAAGTTCAGGAGTTTCCATAGTAGGAAAGTAG
- the smpB gene encoding SsrA-binding protein SmpB, producing the protein MKIIATNKKAFSDYIILETYEAGIELRGTEVKSLRESGANFKDSFCRIKNGEVFLLNLNIPQYRNGSLNNHDPERPRRLLLHKKEIHRLLGKVKEQGLTIIPTKIYFNNRGLVKVEIAVAKGKKKYDKREDIKKREINRRIREYLKG; encoded by the coding sequence ATGAAAATAATTGCAACAAACAAAAAGGCATTCTCAGATTATATAATTTTAGAAACTTATGAAGCAGGAATAGAGTTAAGAGGAACTGAGGTAAAGTCCTTAAGAGAGTCAGGTGCAAATTTTAAAGATAGTTTTTGTAGGATAAAAAACGGAGAAGTGTTTTTGTTAAATCTAAATATTCCGCAATACAGGAATGGGAGTTTAAACAATCATGACCCGGAAAGGCCCAGAAGGCTTTTGCTTCATAAGAAAGAGATACATAGACTTCTTGGGAAAGTTAAAGAACAAGGATTAACAATAATTCCAACAAAGATATATTTTAATAATAGAGGGTTGGTAAAGGTTGAAATTGCGGTGGCGAAAGGAAAGAAAAAATACGATAAGAGAGAAGATATAAAGAAGAGAGAAATTAATAGGAGAATAAGGGAATATTTAAAGGGGTGA
- the gatC gene encoding Asp-tRNA(Asn)/Glu-tRNA(Gln) amidotransferase subunit GatC, whose protein sequence is MKIDEKLVEEIAFLARLEIDNKKKIINEMQKIVNYFELLNEVNTDNVEPMYTPIEDVYKPQKRQSRFFEDVDLIRDNFPDREKNYLKVPGIHK, encoded by the coding sequence TTGAAAATAGATGAAAAGTTAGTTGAAGAGATAGCTTTTCTTGCAAGGCTTGAGATTGATAACAAGAAAAAAATTATTAACGAAATGCAGAAAATTGTGAACTATTTTGAACTGTTGAATGAAGTAAATACGGATAATGTTGAGCCTATGTATACCCCAATAGAAGATGTATACAAACCCCAAAAAAGGCAAAGTAGATTCTTTGAGGACGTAGATTTAATTAGAGATAATTTTCCTGATAGAGAAAAAAATTATCTAAAAGTACCTGGCATTCATAAATAG
- the csrA gene encoding carbon storage regulator CsrA, with the protein MLVLARKVGESIFIGNDVEVKILKIDGGEVKIGISAPKSVRILRKELYEEIMAENKKAIEFDIKDISEVSKFENR; encoded by the coding sequence GTGCTTGTATTAGCTAGAAAAGTTGGTGAAAGTATATTTATTGGTAATGATGTAGAAGTTAAAATTTTAAAGATAGATGGCGGAGAGGTAAAGATTGGTATTTCTGCACCAAAGAGTGTAAGAATCTTGCGAAAAGAGTTGTATGAAGAAATTATGGCGGAGAATAAAAAAGCAATAGAGTTTGATATAAAGGATATCTCGGAGGTGAGTAAATTTGAAAATAGATGA
- the fliW gene encoding flagellar assembly protein FliW has translation MLVFKTKLGELDIDDKEIIVFENGMPGFEQLRKFSVISLKETLPIMWLVSLEDEHIAFPIIDPWILTKDYEFEISDEDVEELEIKDKEKIAVWVILTIPYGNPKETTVNLLAPIVVNLESGKGKQIILNTEKYTTKHKLSSFKK, from the coding sequence ATGTTGGTGTTTAAAACGAAGTTGGGTGAACTTGATATAGATGACAAAGAAATTATTGTATTTGAAAATGGGATGCCTGGTTTTGAACAATTGAGGAAATTTTCTGTAATTTCCTTGAAAGAAACTCTTCCTATAATGTGGCTTGTTTCGTTAGAAGATGAACATATAGCCTTTCCCATAATTGACCCGTGGATTTTAACAAAAGATTATGAGTTTGAGATTTCCGATGAAGATGTAGAAGAGTTAGAGATAAAAGATAAAGAAAAAATAGCTGTTTGGGTAATTTTAACTATACCATATGGAAATCCCAAAGAAACTACTGTGAATTTGTTAGCTCCTATTGTTGTAAACCTTGAAAGTGGAAAGGGAAAGCAAATAATTTTAAATACAGAAAAGTATACGACAAAACATAAGTTATCTTCTTTTAAAAAATGA
- a CDS encoding alpha/beta hydrolase has translation MIFSFTRGTPEKGWVVVVHGLGEHIGRYETLINGIVKRGYGVIGFDLPGHGKSSGKRGHTSVEEVIDVINELTSDLDKFHIFGHSLGGLISIRYTQENANRIKSLVVSSPALHVKARFSQKLLLAIFGIFYPALTLSNGISPDDLSRNRKVVENYIEDELVHDRISVKLARSILKNVAIAHEKVGLISVPTMMLIGTGDVVTPPQGSYLFFNNLQLMKENKKLYRFEGAYHEIFEDDEFANEFFGKIFEWYEMR, from the coding sequence GTGATATTTTCTTTTACCAGAGGAACACCAGAAAAAGGGTGGGTCGTTGTTGTTCACGGTTTGGGTGAACATATAGGTCGTTATGAAACATTAATTAATGGTATTGTTAAAAGAGGTTATGGTGTAATAGGGTTTGATCTTCCTGGACATGGGAAAAGTTCAGGTAAGAGAGGTCATACTTCTGTGGAAGAAGTTATTGATGTTATTAACGAACTTACAAGTGATTTAGATAAGTTTCATATTTTTGGTCATAGTCTTGGAGGGCTTATTTCAATTAGATATACTCAAGAAAATGCAAATAGGATAAAATCATTAGTTGTTTCATCACCTGCTCTTCATGTTAAAGCAAGGTTTTCTCAAAAGCTTTTGCTTGCAATTTTTGGGATTTTTTATCCTGCATTAACTCTTTCAAATGGTATTTCTCCAGATGATTTATCGAGAAATAGGAAAGTAGTTGAGAATTATATAGAGGATGAGCTTGTACACGATAGGATAAGCGTAAAACTTGCAAGAAGTATTTTAAAAAATGTAGCTATTGCACATGAAAAGGTGGGATTAATATCCGTGCCTACGATGATGTTGATAGGTACTGGTGATGTTGTAACTCCACCACAAGGAAGTTATTTGTTCTTTAACAATCTCCAGCTTATGAAAGAAAATAAAAAGTTGTACAGATTTGAAGGGGCTTATCATGAAATTTTTGAAGATGATGAGTTTGCAAATGAGTTTTTTGGTAAAATTTTTGAGTGGTATGAAATGAGGTGA